Proteins from a genomic interval of Chryseobacterium indologenes:
- a CDS encoding helix-turn-helix transcriptional regulator produces MKSKKEDVGNIVYSCYTELSRQGEHFVSDHVLSYQISGDLILNDGLHNYSAKDGSVRFLRRNQLLKFIKQPPPDGDFKSLSIYLNQQILRDFSLEYHMIAEKREYNKPVCFLHESPEIRNYMNSLLLYHDLGKLSDQRLVDLKIKEALFLLLEEIPEVKNILFDFTEPGKIDIEAFMNKNFHFNVHLDRFAYLTGRSLATFKRDFEKIFGTTPGKWLIQKRLQEAYYLIAEERKTASEIYLDLGFEDLSHFSFAFKKQFGLSPSMVS; encoded by the coding sequence ATGAAATCTAAAAAAGAAGATGTTGGCAATATTGTATACTCCTGCTACACTGAGCTGAGCCGGCAGGGTGAGCATTTTGTGTCTGATCATGTCTTGAGCTACCAGATTTCCGGTGATTTAATTTTAAATGACGGCTTGCACAATTATTCGGCAAAAGACGGCTCAGTTCGTTTTCTGAGAAGAAATCAGCTGTTGAAATTTATAAAGCAACCTCCGCCGGATGGAGACTTTAAATCTTTATCCATTTATTTAAATCAGCAAATTCTCAGAGATTTCAGCCTTGAATATCATATGATTGCAGAAAAAAGAGAATACAACAAGCCCGTATGTTTTTTACATGAGAGCCCTGAAATTCGGAATTACATGAATTCACTTTTATTGTACCATGATCTGGGCAAACTTTCCGATCAAAGATTGGTAGATTTAAAAATAAAGGAAGCACTATTCCTGTTATTGGAGGAAATACCGGAGGTGAAAAATATTTTATTTGATTTTACGGAACCGGGTAAGATAGATATCGAAGCTTTTATGAATAAGAATTTTCATTTTAACGTCCACCTGGATCGCTTTGCTTATCTTACAGGAAGAAGTTTGGCAACTTTTAAACGTGATTTTGAAAAGATTTTCGGAACTACCCCCGGAAAATGGTTGATTCAAAAAAGATTGCAGGAGGCTTATTATTTAATTGCAGAAGAAAGAAAAACAGCTTCTGAAATCTATTTGGATCTGGGGTTTGAAGATCTTTCCCATTTTTCATTTGCTTTTAAAAAACAATTCGGCTTATCACCAAGTATGGTCTCCTAA
- the hutG gene encoding formimidoylglutamase has product MFQNIWQGRLDGEELLFHRLFQRVKEEHNYDNISTDDFVLHGFAVDEGVRRNKGRQGAKDAPDVIRKNMSNFPVVLPDFSLLDFGNITCEDGNLENSQNNLAKNVSKLLLKGGKSLVLSGGHEVTYAHYLGVKTAFPEQKIGIINIDAHFDNRQPEKGVGPSSGTGFWQIAQEGPINSLHIGIQKNSNTLKLFDTAHQYGMKYILADELFFENLPSIYQRIDDLLNSVDFVYLTICMDVFNASIAPGVSASAYNGIFADATFMHFYRHILKNKKLVALDVAEVNPSFDIQDRTARLAACLVNEWLMM; this is encoded by the coding sequence ATGTTTCAAAATATTTGGCAGGGTAGATTGGATGGAGAAGAGCTCCTTTTCCACAGGCTATTTCAGAGAGTAAAAGAAGAACACAATTACGACAATATTTCAACGGATGATTTCGTTTTGCATGGCTTTGCCGTAGATGAAGGAGTCAGGAGAAACAAAGGCCGTCAGGGAGCTAAAGATGCCCCGGATGTGATCAGGAAAAATATGTCTAATTTTCCGGTGGTTCTTCCGGATTTTTCATTGCTTGATTTTGGAAATATTACTTGTGAAGATGGTAACTTGGAAAACTCTCAGAACAATCTTGCCAAAAATGTGTCAAAGTTACTTTTAAAGGGCGGGAAATCTCTTGTTCTGAGTGGAGGCCATGAGGTGACCTACGCACATTATCTGGGAGTAAAAACAGCCTTTCCGGAACAAAAAATCGGAATCATCAATATCGATGCTCATTTTGATAACAGACAACCCGAAAAAGGAGTAGGCCCGAGTTCAGGAACTGGATTCTGGCAGATTGCCCAGGAAGGCCCTATTAATTCTCTGCATATCGGTATTCAGAAAAACTCAAATACCCTAAAACTTTTTGACACAGCTCACCAATATGGAATGAAATATATCCTTGCTGATGAACTCTTTTTTGAAAACCTTCCCTCAATCTATCAGCGTATAGATGACCTGTTAAACAGTGTCGACTTTGTCTATCTTACCATTTGTATGGATGTTTTTAATGCATCTATCGCTCCGGGGGTTTCCGCTTCCGCATATAATGGTATCTTTGCAGATGCAACCTTTATGCATTTCTACAGACATATTTTAAAGAACAAAAAACTGGTTGCACTCGATGTGGCTGAGGTAAACCCGTCTTTTGATATTCAGGACAGGACGGCGAGACTGGCAGCATGTCTTGTGAATGAATGGTTAATGATGTAA
- the pyk gene encoding pyruvate kinase — protein MNKYLKKTKIIATLGPASSSKEVMLDLMKAGVDIFRINFSHADYDLVRKNIEIIRELNSEYGYSVGILGDLQGPKLRVGVVKEGSYLNPGDILTFTNEKMEGDSTKVYMTYQQFPQDVKVGERILIDDGKLVLEVTETNEKDTVKAKTIQGGPLSSKKGVNLPNTQVSLPALTEKDIQDANFMLDMEVDWIALSFVRHAQDIIDLKELIAKHPNGKFKTPIIAKIEKPEGVKNIEEILVECDGLMVARGDLGVEVPMEEVPAIQKNLVEKARFYSKPVIIATQMMETMINSLTPTRAEVNDVANSVLDGADAVMLSGETSVGRYPVQVVENMAKIVKNIETTHFYQHKNEPIEKDYNCIDERFITNRVCLAAVRIAKTTNVSAIVTLTHSGYTAFQLAAHRPNSHIIVYSGNRRVITMLNLLWGVHAYYYDMKKSTDETIIQVNMLTHNYGYIETGDFVININATPSYEGGKTNTLRLTTV, from the coding sequence ATGAATAAGTATTTAAAGAAGACAAAAATTATCGCAACACTAGGGCCTGCTTCATCGTCGAAGGAGGTAATGTTAGATTTAATGAAAGCGGGTGTTGATATTTTCAGAATAAATTTTTCACATGCAGATTACGACTTAGTTCGAAAAAATATTGAAATAATTAGAGAGCTAAACAGCGAGTATGGTTATTCAGTGGGTATTCTGGGAGACCTGCAGGGTCCGAAGCTAAGAGTGGGGGTGGTAAAGGAAGGTTCTTACCTAAACCCCGGAGATATTCTTACCTTCACGAATGAAAAGATGGAAGGAGATTCTACCAAAGTGTATATGACCTACCAACAGTTTCCTCAGGACGTAAAAGTTGGGGAAAGAATCCTTATCGATGATGGTAAGCTGGTATTGGAAGTTACTGAAACGAATGAAAAGGATACGGTAAAGGCTAAAACAATCCAAGGGGGACCTCTAAGTTCTAAAAAAGGGGTTAATCTTCCCAATACTCAGGTATCTCTTCCTGCATTAACGGAAAAGGACATTCAGGATGCAAACTTCATGCTTGACATGGAAGTAGACTGGATCGCTCTTTCTTTCGTACGTCATGCGCAGGATATTATCGATCTGAAGGAACTGATCGCTAAACATCCGAACGGTAAATTCAAAACGCCTATTATTGCCAAGATTGAAAAGCCTGAAGGAGTTAAAAATATTGAAGAAATTTTAGTAGAATGTGACGGATTAATGGTTGCCCGTGGTGACTTGGGAGTAGAAGTTCCGATGGAGGAAGTTCCTGCTATCCAGAAAAACCTTGTGGAGAAAGCTAGATTCTATTCAAAACCGGTAATCATTGCTACCCAGATGATGGAAACGATGATCAACAGCTTAACGCCAACAAGAGCGGAAGTAAATGACGTGGCCAACTCCGTATTGGATGGTGCTGATGCGGTAATGCTTTCCGGAGAAACTTCTGTAGGAAGATATCCTGTACAGGTTGTGGAAAACATGGCGAAAATTGTAAAAAACATCGAAACAACTCACTTCTACCAACATAAAAATGAGCCGATTGAGAAAGATTACAACTGTATCGATGAAAGATTCATCACAAACAGGGTGTGCCTTGCAGCGGTTAGAATTGCTAAAACAACCAATGTTTCTGCGATTGTAACGCTTACCCATTCGGGATATACCGCTTTCCAGCTTGCAGCTCACAGACCAAACTCTCACATTATTGTGTATAGTGGCAACAGAAGAGTAATCACGATGCTGAACCTTCTTTGGGGAGTACACGCTTATTATTATGACATGAAAAAGTCTACTGATGAAACGATCATCCAGGTGAATATGTTAACGCATAACTACGGATATATTGAAACAGGAGATTTCGTGATCAATATCAATGCTACTCCTTCATATGAAGGTGGTAAGACCAATACGTTGAGATTGACAACAGTATAG
- a CDS encoding DUF695 domain-containing protein: MQRTEEKQYRDFWDWFLTMEKKFYNVVKKGGQDSIEKDFFDVMTSVLNQIKDGYYFLTGMADEHTAELIITVDGEITNIVFAEELVELAPKLDHWKFTALKPSMDIQKVRVNMGDYEFSKDNISFYSNELEDFRDEIDLVFVYHDKVENKDAVTTGVCIFLDNFLGELNFATQIDTFTVIGIDQAQKELVPIEKLQDFLLWREREFIEKYKSVKKDDAEDEFSILRADLENGRPLIACMNMHLLEYDAKASYPWISVLTFHFNGELNDGLPDKGDFEKLGAIEDQAIEELKGYGYLYIGRETADNVKESYFAGKDFRKISKVFNAIQLNNPEYKVSVRIFKDKYWQYFKYYTGH; this comes from the coding sequence ATGCAGAGAACAGAGGAAAAGCAGTATAGAGATTTCTGGGACTGGTTTTTAACAATGGAAAAGAAATTTTATAACGTTGTTAAAAAAGGCGGACAGGATTCTATCGAAAAAGATTTTTTTGACGTTATGACTTCTGTGCTTAACCAGATAAAAGACGGATATTATTTCCTGACCGGAATGGCCGATGAGCATACTGCAGAACTGATTATCACTGTTGATGGGGAAATTACGAATATTGTCTTTGCGGAAGAGCTTGTTGAGCTCGCTCCTAAGCTTGATCATTGGAAATTTACCGCTTTGAAACCTTCAATGGATATACAAAAGGTGAGGGTCAATATGGGCGATTATGAGTTCTCAAAAGATAATATTTCTTTTTATTCCAATGAACTGGAAGATTTCCGGGATGAGATTGATCTTGTTTTCGTATATCATGATAAAGTTGAGAATAAAGATGCTGTTACTACAGGAGTTTGTATATTCTTAGATAACTTTTTGGGAGAATTAAACTTCGCCACACAGATTGATACTTTTACAGTCATAGGAATAGATCAGGCACAGAAAGAACTTGTTCCCATTGAAAAATTACAGGACTTTTTGTTATGGAGAGAAAGGGAATTCATAGAAAAGTATAAAAGTGTAAAAAAGGATGATGCCGAAGACGAATTCTCCATTCTCAGGGCTGATCTCGAAAACGGGAGACCTCTCATTGCCTGTATGAATATGCATCTGTTGGAATATGACGCAAAAGCATCATATCCATGGATCTCAGTGCTTACTTTTCATTTCAACGGAGAGCTCAATGACGGGCTTCCTGATAAAGGGGATTTTGAAAAACTTGGTGCTATAGAAGATCAGGCCATTGAAGAATTAAAAGGATACGGATACTTGTATATCGGACGCGAGACTGCAGATAATGTTAAAGAAAGTTATTTTGCAGGCAAGGATTTTAGAAAAATTTCAAAAGTCTTCAACGCCATCCAACTGAATAATCCTGAGTACAAAGTCTCTGTCAGAATTTTTAAAGATAAGTACTGGCAGTATTTTAAATATTATACCGGTCACTAA
- a CDS encoding SDR family NAD(P)-dependent oxidoreductase encodes MKKVWFITGSSKGLGKSLVEAVLLKGDDVVATARNPQQLNDLAEQYPKQLLTIELDVQNKEQIYFAVDKAVKHFGKIDVLVNNAGFGITGAAEAFTYEQVRNQLEVNLYAPIEITRAVLPHMRKERSGHILQISSIGGRVGNAGLSMYQAAKFGLVGFSESLSKEIAPLGIRLTCIQPGGFRTEWAGSSMSFAKDIEGYETTVGGVKEHLTSGKFLPMGDPAKAAKVMIDIVENENPPLHLVLGSEAAAILKATDERRKEEFEKWLDVTVSTDHDDAVNIFETEYGKQYLAHKGISLE; translated from the coding sequence ATGAAAAAAGTTTGGTTTATCACAGGAAGCTCAAAAGGCTTAGGAAAAAGCCTTGTAGAAGCAGTATTATTAAAAGGAGATGATGTTGTGGCAACCGCAAGAAATCCTCAGCAATTAAATGATTTAGCAGAACAGTATCCCAAACAGCTGCTGACGATAGAACTGGATGTTCAGAATAAAGAACAGATTTATTTTGCAGTAGATAAAGCTGTGAAACATTTTGGTAAAATAGATGTCCTGGTAAACAATGCAGGATTCGGAATTACAGGGGCAGCAGAAGCTTTTACTTACGAACAGGTCAGAAATCAACTGGAGGTGAATCTATATGCACCTATTGAAATAACGAGAGCTGTTTTGCCTCATATGAGAAAAGAACGGTCAGGGCATATTCTGCAAATCAGTTCAATTGGAGGTCGGGTAGGAAATGCAGGACTTTCTATGTATCAGGCTGCTAAATTTGGCCTTGTAGGTTTTTCGGAATCTTTAAGCAAAGAAATTGCTCCTTTGGGGATCAGACTAACCTGTATTCAGCCCGGCGGTTTCCGTACCGAGTGGGCGGGATCTTCGATGAGTTTCGCAAAAGATATTGAAGGATATGAAACCACTGTTGGAGGAGTGAAAGAACATTTGACTTCAGGAAAGTTTCTTCCTATGGGTGATCCGGCAAAAGCCGCAAAAGTAATGATTGATATCGTGGAAAATGAAAATCCACCATTACATCTGGTTTTGGGAAGTGAAGCTGCTGCAATTTTAAAAGCAACGGATGAAAGAAGAAAAGAGGAATTTGAAAAATGGCTAGATGTAACGGTTTCAACCGATCATGACGATGCTGTAAATATCTTTGAGACGGAATACGGAAAACAATATTTAGCGCATAAAGGAATTTCGTTAGAATAA
- the rnc gene encoding ribonuclease III, giving the protein MELQKYFSKFLLKKRKRQLTERDYFLSTELNKVLGTEVQNIALYREAFSLKNSSKNQDSNYERLEFLGDSVLGTIISCHLFQTYPQANEGYLTQMKSKIVNRKNLNKLGEDLKLTNLLQKQNSSSALGENISGNLFEALIGAVYLDFHYDTCRKIIMEKLLTPSEINKLENKIVSYKGLLLEWSQKKKVTIKYETCEEIQVNKSVVFRCHVWLGDEKIANATETSKKKAEEKAAQRAFYILNKKENILGNSKTL; this is encoded by the coding sequence ATGGAGTTACAGAAATACTTTTCTAAATTCCTTCTCAAAAAAAGAAAAAGACAGCTAACGGAAAGAGATTATTTTCTCAGTACCGAACTCAACAAGGTTCTGGGTACGGAGGTTCAGAATATTGCTCTTTACCGCGAAGCTTTTTCTTTAAAAAATTCTTCTAAAAATCAAGACAGCAATTACGAAAGACTTGAATTTTTGGGAGATTCTGTTTTGGGTACAATTATTTCTTGTCATTTGTTCCAGACTTATCCTCAGGCTAATGAAGGATATCTCACGCAAATGAAGTCTAAGATTGTTAATAGGAAAAACCTTAATAAATTAGGAGAAGATCTCAAACTTACCAACCTTTTGCAAAAGCAAAACAGTTCTTCAGCTTTGGGTGAAAATATCTCCGGAAACTTATTTGAAGCCTTAATTGGTGCCGTTTACCTGGACTTCCACTATGATACTTGCCGAAAGATCATTATGGAAAAATTGCTGACGCCTTCTGAAATTAATAAGCTTGAAAATAAAATTGTCAGCTATAAAGGTCTCCTACTGGAATGGAGCCAGAAGAAGAAGGTTACTATAAAGTACGAAACCTGCGAAGAGATACAGGTCAACAAATCGGTCGTTTTCAGGTGCCATGTATGGCTGGGTGATGAAAAAATTGCCAATGCAACAGAAACATCCAAGAAGAAGGCAGAGGAAAAGGCAGCACAAAGGGCATTTTATATTTTAAATAAAAAGGAGAATATACTTGGAAATTCAAAAACTTTATGA
- a CDS encoding 30S ribosomal protein S21: MLIIPVKDGESIDRALKKYKRKFDKTGTVRQLRSRQAFIKPSVTLRQARLKAAYKQRALSKEEQA; the protein is encoded by the coding sequence ATGTTAATAATTCCAGTAAAAGATGGTGAATCCATCGACAGAGCTTTAAAAAAATACAAAAGAAAATTTGATAAAACAGGTACAGTTCGTCAATTAAGATCTAGACAAGCGTTTATCAAGCCTTCTGTAACTTTGAGACAAGCTAGGCTAAAAGCAGCTTATAAGCAAAGAGCACTTAGTAAAGAAGAGCAGGCTTAA
- a CDS encoding tyrosine-type recombinase/integrase, whose protein sequence is MLDKFLEYLQFEKRYSPHTITSYKKDLGDFSCFYLKTESSEDISKADKKVIRNFIVDLSENNISKRSINRKLSSLRSFFLSLLKIGEIKISPVEGISSLKFYAEKQIPMSKEEMNDLHDRVFEQTHDILEKCIVEVLYQTGMRKAELCGLIFENIDLNENELKVIGKGNKERVIPVSKELSELLRSYLEIRKPQTEYISYFFVNKKGKKLNEKFVYVVVNKYLSLITTKEKRSPHILRHSFATHVLDNGAEISKVKKILGHSSLASTQVYTNANIEQLKKVFNQAHPRATKKEEL, encoded by the coding sequence ATGTTGGATAAATTTTTAGAATATTTACAATTCGAAAAGAGGTATTCTCCCCATACCATTACAAGTTACAAAAAAGATCTTGGTGACTTCTCCTGTTTTTATCTCAAAACAGAATCATCAGAAGATATTTCCAAAGCCGATAAAAAAGTAATCCGAAACTTTATTGTAGATCTCAGTGAAAATAATATTTCCAAGAGAAGTATCAACAGAAAACTATCTTCGCTCCGAAGTTTTTTTCTTTCCCTTCTTAAAATAGGTGAAATTAAAATTTCTCCCGTAGAAGGTATCTCATCCCTGAAGTTTTATGCTGAAAAACAGATTCCTATGTCTAAAGAAGAAATGAACGATCTTCATGACAGGGTTTTTGAGCAGACCCACGACATCCTGGAAAAATGTATTGTAGAAGTATTATATCAGACCGGAATGAGGAAAGCAGAGCTTTGTGGCCTGATATTTGAAAATATTGATTTAAATGAGAATGAATTAAAAGTCATTGGAAAAGGAAATAAAGAAAGGGTAATTCCTGTTTCCAAAGAACTGTCTGAGCTTCTCAGGAGTTATCTTGAAATCAGAAAACCGCAGACAGAATATATCTCATATTTTTTTGTAAATAAGAAAGGGAAAAAACTCAATGAAAAATTTGTTTATGTGGTAGTTAATAAGTACCTTAGTCTTATAACAACAAAGGAAAAAAGAAGTCCTCACATCCTTCGCCATAGCTTTGCTACTCACGTGTTGGATAATGGGGCGGAGATCTCCAAAGTAAAAAAAATATTAGGGCATTCCAGTCTTGCCAGTACTCAAGTCTATACGAATGCCAATATTGAACAATTGAAAAAAGTGTTTAATCAGGCTCACCCTCGAGCAACAAAAAAAGAAGAATTATGA
- a CDS encoding IPExxxVDY family protein — protein MEIQKLYDLDDIEFEDIAIGLVRLAKDIPAHEFFFKINQINNLSFSRKKDLVFHGDYYDYFFPRFEAYHKFSKTCFTFISNKSSESKQKKVQTELFTGEENIKFLLNNQVDVEYILHSSEQFPDFSVILLPENLVFPIQDYTLSSEEELYQIIQYYE, from the coding sequence TTGGAAATTCAAAAACTTTATGATCTGGATGATATAGAATTTGAAGATATTGCCATAGGATTGGTAAGATTAGCAAAAGATATACCCGCTCATGAGTTTTTTTTCAAAATCAATCAAATCAACAACCTCAGTTTCTCAAGAAAGAAAGACCTTGTCTTCCATGGGGATTATTATGATTATTTTTTTCCAAGATTTGAGGCCTACCACAAGTTTTCAAAGACCTGTTTCACTTTTATTTCAAACAAATCTTCTGAAAGTAAGCAAAAAAAAGTTCAGACCGAGCTCTTTACAGGAGAAGAAAACATTAAATTTTTATTAAATAATCAGGTAGATGTGGAATATATTCTGCATAGTTCGGAACAGTTTCCTGATTTTTCCGTAATTTTGCTCCCTGAAAATCTTGTGTTTCCAATTCAAGATTATACACTGAGTTCTGAAGAGGAACTTTATCAAATTATCCAGTATTATGAATAA
- a CDS encoding NAD(P)H-dependent oxidoreductase — protein sequence MNNVIGLVAGSLRKESFSKKIARALVSMAPPGFEFTIVSIEDLPIYNQDFDDHNNVPESYVKFRQVIKSLNGVIFITPEHNRSVPAALKNAIDVASRPAGKNAWDGKPGAVFSSSPGNLSAFGANHHLRQSLVFLNIPAMQQPEVYLPHIDKVWDENGSLKDEDTIDFLQKAVDAYIEWFKKNS from the coding sequence ATGAATAATGTAATCGGACTTGTCGCAGGCAGTTTACGAAAAGAATCCTTTTCCAAAAAAATTGCCAGAGCCCTGGTTTCTATGGCACCTCCGGGATTTGAATTTACTATAGTCTCAATCGAAGATTTGCCCATTTATAACCAGGATTTTGATGATCATAACAATGTGCCTGAATCGTATGTGAAATTCAGACAGGTTATTAAAAGCCTCAATGGAGTCATTTTCATTACTCCTGAGCACAACCGATCTGTACCGGCTGCATTGAAAAATGCTATCGACGTCGCTTCAAGGCCTGCAGGTAAAAACGCCTGGGATGGAAAACCTGGGGCCGTATTTAGCAGTTCACCAGGAAATTTGTCTGCCTTCGGTGCCAATCATCACCTGAGACAAAGTCTCGTTTTCCTTAATATTCCTGCGATGCAGCAGCCGGAAGTGTACCTTCCTCATATAGATAAAGTATGGGACGAAAATGGAAGCTTGAAAGACGAGGATACCATAGATTTTCTTCAAAAGGCTGTAGATGCCTACATTGAATGGTTTAAAAAGAATAGTTGA
- the fabF gene encoding beta-ketoacyl-ACP synthase II — protein sequence MELKRVVVTGFGAITPIGNNAKEYWENLVKGESGAAPITLFDATNFKTKFACEVKNFDPLQHFDKKESKKMDRNTQLGLVAAREAVVHSGIIEDNVDKNRVGVIWGSGIGGLETFETEVLGWANTEIPRFNPFFIPKMIADMTPGQISIEYGFHGPNYTTVSACASSANAIIDSKMLIQLGKADVIVCGGSEAAVTASGVGGFNAMMALSTRNDDPKTASRPFDKDRDGFVLGEGAGCIILEEYEHAVKRGATIYAELLGGGMSADAYHMTAPHPEGLGAYLVMKNCLDDAGLTADEVDHINMHGTSTPLGDIAESNAISKLLGEHAYDIQINSTKSMTGHLLGAAGVIEAIAALGTIIHGVVPPTINHFTDDEKIDSRLNFTFNDAVKKDVKVAMSNTFGFGGHNACVLFKKI from the coding sequence ATGGAATTAAAAAGAGTAGTTGTAACCGGGTTTGGAGCAATAACACCGATTGGAAATAATGCAAAAGAATACTGGGAAAATCTTGTGAAAGGTGAGAGCGGTGCCGCTCCGATTACTCTTTTTGATGCCACAAACTTTAAAACCAAGTTCGCCTGTGAAGTAAAAAACTTCGATCCGTTACAGCATTTCGATAAGAAAGAGTCTAAAAAAATGGATCGAAATACTCAACTGGGACTTGTGGCTGCCAGAGAGGCAGTAGTACATTCAGGCATTATTGAAGATAATGTAGATAAAAACAGAGTGGGTGTAATTTGGGGCTCCGGTATCGGAGGTCTGGAAACATTTGAAACGGAAGTTCTGGGATGGGCCAATACGGAAATCCCTAGATTCAATCCTTTCTTCATACCTAAAATGATTGCTGATATGACTCCTGGTCAGATCTCCATCGAGTATGGTTTCCATGGACCGAATTATACAACGGTATCTGCATGTGCATCTTCAGCTAATGCTATTATTGATTCCAAGATGCTGATCCAGCTAGGAAAAGCAGACGTGATTGTGTGTGGAGGCTCAGAAGCAGCCGTTACAGCAAGTGGTGTCGGTGGATTCAATGCAATGATGGCACTTTCTACAAGAAATGATGATCCAAAAACGGCTTCCAGACCTTTTGACAAAGACAGAGATGGCTTTGTGCTGGGTGAAGGAGCAGGATGTATCATTCTTGAGGAATACGAGCACGCGGTAAAACGTGGGGCTACCATTTATGCAGAATTATTGGGTGGTGGTATGAGTGCAGATGCATATCATATGACTGCTCCTCATCCTGAAGGCCTTGGCGCTTATCTGGTAATGAAAAACTGTTTGGATGATGCAGGCTTAACTGCTGATGAAGTAGACCATATCAACATGCATGGTACGTCTACTCCATTAGGAGATATTGCAGAATCTAATGCAATTTCGAAATTATTAGGCGAGCACGCTTATGACATTCAGATTAATTCTACAAAATCAATGACAGGTCACCTTTTAGGAGCAGCCGGTGTCATTGAAGCTATCGCTGCGTTGGGAACAATTATTCATGGTGTTGTTCCTCCTACCATAAACCATTTTACTGATGATGAAAAGATTGACAGCAGGCTGAACTTTACGTTTAACGATGCTGTGAAGAAAGATGTAAAAGTAGCCATGAGTAATACTTTTGGATTTGGCGGGCATAACGCTTGTGTTCTATTTAAGAAAATCTAA
- a CDS encoding imidazolonepropionase: MKLIGPFKQVVTLANLPLRGKLTDEQLEIIVDGGIVVDNNMIQKIGIFETLKTENPAIEIEQVQGEQIVLPAFVDAHTHICFGGNRANDFAMRNAGKTYLEIAESGGGIWSSVQHTRNASEEELLKTLLERINFLVGLGITTIEVKSGYGLDVENELKMLRIIKKAQGSTKATLVPTCLSAHLKPKDFEGSNPEYLEYILTQILPKVKEENLANRVDIFIEKSAFQPEESKEFLLKTKDLGFEITVHADQFTPGSSRIAVEVGAKSADHLEATIDEDIEFLAQSDTVATALPGASLGLGEKFTPARKLLDAGAILAIASDWNPGSAPMGNLITQASVLATFQKVTTAEVLAGITFRAAYALNLEDRGILEAGKKADFVTFKTNNFQNVLYNQGSLKAEHVYIDGNIVD; this comes from the coding sequence ATGAAATTAATAGGACCATTTAAGCAGGTCGTGACACTTGCCAATTTACCACTGAGAGGAAAATTAACCGATGAGCAACTTGAAATTATTGTTGACGGAGGAATTGTAGTTGATAACAATATGATCCAAAAAATCGGAATTTTTGAAACCTTAAAAACAGAAAATCCGGCAATAGAAATCGAACAGGTACAAGGTGAACAGATCGTTCTTCCTGCATTTGTAGATGCCCACACCCATATTTGTTTTGGAGGAAACCGTGCTAATGATTTTGCAATGCGTAATGCCGGAAAGACATACCTTGAAATTGCTGAAAGCGGAGGCGGAATATGGAGTTCGGTACAACATACAAGAAATGCTTCAGAAGAGGAATTATTAAAAACGTTACTCGAGAGAATTAATTTCCTTGTTGGTTTGGGAATTACCACTATTGAAGTAAAAAGCGGTTATGGCTTAGATGTGGAAAATGAGCTTAAAATGCTTAGAATTATTAAAAAAGCACAAGGATCCACCAAAGCGACATTAGTTCCTACATGCCTTTCTGCCCATTTGAAACCAAAAGATTTTGAAGGAAGCAATCCTGAGTATTTGGAGTATATCCTTACTCAGATTTTACCAAAAGTAAAAGAAGAAAACCTTGCGAATCGTGTGGATATATTTATTGAGAAATCAGCGTTCCAGCCGGAAGAAAGTAAGGAGTTTCTTCTTAAAACTAAAGATTTAGGTTTTGAAATTACCGTTCATGCCGATCAGTTTACGCCGGGAAGCTCAAGGATTGCAGTAGAAGTCGGAGCAAAATCTGCAGATCATTTGGAAGCAACCATTGATGAGGATATCGAATTTTTAGCACAATCAGATACTGTGGCTACCGCACTTCCCGGAGCGAGTTTAGGACTGGGAGAAAAATTTACTCCTGCAAGAAAATTATTAGATGCAGGAGCAATTCTGGCCATTGCAAGTGACTGGAATCCCGGGTCAGCTCCAATGGGCAATTTAATTACACAGGCTTCTGTTTTGGCTACTTTTCAAAAAGTTACGACTGCTGAGGTTTTAGCAGGAATCACTTTCCGGGCTGCTTATGCCCTTAATCTCGAAGACAGAGGAATATTAGAGGCTGGTAAAAAAGCAGATTTTGTGACTTTTAAAACCAATAATTTTCAAAATGTACTTTATAATCAAGGGAGCCTCAAAGCTGAACATGTTTACATTGACGGAAATATTGTAGATTAA